Below is a genomic region from Telmatobacter sp. DSM 110680.
CGGTTCCACCGGTCCGTGCATCTGAACCGCCACCGATAACAAACCGTAGTCCCGTGATCCGGGTACGCCCGCCACTCGATCGGCGACTTCCCGCTGCACCATCAGCACCGCTCGATCGAGCACGTCCGCATATTCGGCCAACCTGAGCAGAATCGGTGAGGTGATGTAATACGGCAGATTCCCCACGACAATAAGCCGCTGATTCGCCGCCGCAGCTGCGGCTGCAAAGTCAAAGGAGAGCACATCAATGGTGATAACTTCCACTTTCGATTGAACAGAAACTGCCCCTTGTTGCGCTGGCCCGCCAGACAGCTCGGCCGTCAACCTTGAGGCAAGCTCGCGATCATACTCGAGCGCCAGCACCTTTCCGGCTTTTGCAGCAAGTTCCCGTGTGATCGCGCCCGTGCCGGGGCCAATCTCGACAACTGTGCGATCACTGCAATCGCCCAGAGCGGCAACGATGCGGCCTATTGCCTGGTCATCGCGAAGAAAGTTCTGTCCCAGTTTGGATTTGGAAGGCACGGATCGATGTTAGTCGACCAGGCATGTATCCGACCGCCCACCTGTCCGGCGGGCAGAGACGTTTAAAGTTTCCATAGACTCTTCCGCCCTTGAAACGGGCAGGGGACCGAAGGAAAATAGGTATGTGAGGTGAACGACATATACTGAGCAAAACGATACAGTTTTCATCTTCTGTTCGTGGCAGAATCAAGCTTGGCCGTGGTGTGCCCTAGACAGTAAACCGAGCTTCTCACCGTAT
It encodes:
- the rsmA gene encoding 16S rRNA (adenine(1518)-N(6)/adenine(1519)-N(6))-dimethyltransferase RsmA gives rise to the protein MPSKSKLGQNFLRDDQAIGRIVAALGDCSDRTVVEIGPGTGAITRELAAKAGKVLALEYDRELASRLTAELSGGPAQQGAVSVQSKVEVITIDVLSFDFAAAAAAANQRLIVVGNLPYYITSPILLRLAEYADVLDRAVLMVQREVADRVAGVPGSRDYGLLSVAVQMHGPVEPLFTLPPSAFSPPPEVYSTVFRWRFAPRFKELEVDRKPFLKFLRQIFAAKRKTLANNLRAAGVDPSMVADALSKADIDLKARAEAVSVESLAALWRILKTNGATPKNEVAPLIDLS